In a genomic window of Panthera tigris isolate Pti1 chromosome D4, P.tigris_Pti1_mat1.1, whole genome shotgun sequence:
- the LOC102952409 gene encoding olfactory receptor 13C7-like, with translation MGKTNQSSVTEFVLLGLSGYPELEAIYFVMVLCMYLVILLGNGIIIIVSVCDSHLHTPMYFFLSNLSFLDICYTSSSIPLFLSSFLTSKKTISFSGCGVQMFLSFAMGATECVLLSMMAFDRYVAICNPLRYSVIMSKTSYMSMAAGSWIAGGVNSVLQTSLAMRLPFCGDNVINHFTCEILAVLKLACADISINVTSMVIANVIFLVVPVLFIFVSYVFILSTILKIPSAEGKRKAFSTCSAHLTVVIIFYGTILFMYAKPKAKDFSGTDKVQVTDKIISLFYGVVTPMLNPLIYSLRNKDVKEAVKNMLCQKCSSEGMSML, from the coding sequence atgGGAAAGACCAATCAGTCTTCTGTGACAGAATTTGTCCTACTGGGGCTTTCTGGCTATCCAGAGCTTGAGGCCATTTACTTTGTGATGGTGCTGTGTATGTACCTGGTTATCCTGCTGGGAAATGGAATCATCATCATTGTAAGTGTCTGTGACTCCCACTtgcacacccccatgtactttttcctcagTAACTTATCATTCTTGGACATTTGCTATACCAGTTCTTCTATTCCCCTATTTCTCAGCAGCTTCTTGACTTCAAAGAAAACCATTTCCTTCTCTGGGTGTGGAGTGCAAATGTTTCTCTCCTTTGCTATGGGAGCCACAGAGTGTGTCCTTCTGAGCATGATGGCAtttgaccgctatgtggccatctgtaacCCTCTGAGATACTCCGTTATTATGAGCAAGACTTCATACATGTCCATGGCTGCTGGGTCCTGGATTGCAGGGGGTGTCAATTCTGTGTTGCAAACCTCTCTTGCAATGCGGCTTCCTTTCTGTGGGGATAATGTCATTAATCATTTTACTTGTGAAATCTTGGCTGTCTTAAAATTGGCTTGTGCTGATATCTCCATAAATGTTACTAGCATGGTTATTGCTAACGTGATTTTTCTTGTGGTCCCagtacttttcatttttgtttcctatgtTTTCATTCTCTCCACTATCCTGAAGATTCCTTCTGCAGAGGGGAAGCGcaaagccttctccacctgctccGCCCACCTAACTGTGGTGATTATATTCTATGGAACCATCCTCTTCATGTATGCAAAACCCAAGGCTAAAGACTTTTCTGGTACAGACAAAGTACAAGTCACAGACAAAATCATTTCTCTCTTCTATGGAGTTGTGACACCTATGCTCAATCCCCTCATCTATAGTTTGAGGAACAAAGATGTGAAGGAAGCTGTGAAGAATATGCTGTGTCAGAAATGCTCCTCAGAGGGAATGTCAATGCTTTAA